The following coding sequences lie in one Candidatus Neptunochlamydia sp. REUL1 genomic window:
- a CDS encoding cation:proton antiporter domain-containing protein, which yields MTVPDIALMCFFLLLIGWGSRRLPFIPLLCLLFGIGWGFIGPRHSITVLETVAKVALTFFLFIDGARLHIPKILHFQSKRLPSIGLVVTLILGILLMRHFFQLTLEESFLTILPLLIIDGKTTPSAFSSVLPSRIQQMVNVEGSFTGIFAFFLLSLVHLTHPFHFFIGIFFPILAGVGLGYICGLVAKAALDTGWGDHHLLRGGLFLIPYAIFAFCDLFDSNGFIGVIAAGLTFGHFARPLCNTLFDLARRQGAYLYYLLLIFFGIFSLHVLSQTLTLPLILFALIFLFGVRFIAVLASFIKTPYRWKTIGYFTFMSPKGLIPIATTMLFTEYYTFPAQNLMLQIVVTTLFFSLLIHPLFARPVVHAFGNSLNHRTDSAEYLPTVSLPL from the coding sequence ATGACAGTTCCCGATATCGCTCTAATGTGTTTTTTTCTTCTCCTTATTGGCTGGGGTTCCAGACGTCTTCCATTTATTCCTCTTCTTTGTTTGCTTTTCGGAATTGGGTGGGGATTTATTGGCCCGCGCCACTCAATCACTGTTTTAGAAACCGTTGCAAAAGTCGCGCTTACCTTCTTTCTGTTCATTGACGGTGCTCGTCTCCATATTCCCAAAATCCTCCACTTTCAATCGAAGAGACTTCCTTCCATAGGCCTTGTTGTCACACTCATTTTGGGCATCCTCCTTATGCGTCATTTCTTTCAACTGACCTTGGAAGAATCGTTTTTAACGATCTTACCCCTTCTCATCATCGATGGAAAAACAACCCCTTCTGCCTTTTCTTCCGTACTTCCTTCGCGGATACAACAAATGGTTAATGTCGAAGGATCTTTTACAGGGATCTTCGCATTCTTTCTCCTTTCACTTGTCCACCTGACCCATCCCTTTCATTTTTTTATCGGGATCTTCTTCCCTATCTTGGCCGGTGTAGGGCTCGGTTACATCTGCGGCCTTGTGGCTAAAGCTGCTCTCGATACTGGGTGGGGAGATCACCATTTACTTAGAGGTGGCCTTTTCCTGATTCCTTACGCTATCTTTGCCTTTTGTGATCTCTTCGATTCAAATGGTTTCATTGGCGTGATTGCTGCGGGGCTAACCTTTGGCCATTTTGCTCGCCCCCTCTGTAATACTCTCTTTGATTTGGCGCGCCGGCAGGGAGCCTACCTTTATTACCTACTCCTTATCTTTTTTGGGATCTTTTCTCTACATGTGCTGTCGCAGACGCTTACATTGCCCCTGATCCTTTTTGCCCTGATCTTTCTTTTTGGTGTCCGTTTCATCGCCGTTTTAGCAAGCTTTATCAAAACTCCCTATCGGTGGAAAACAATAGGGTATTTTACTTTCATGTCTCCTAAAGGGCTCATCCCTATTGCAACAACCATGCTTTTTACTGAATACTACACATTTCCTGCCCAGAACTTGATGCTTCAAATTGTTGTCACGACTCTCTTTTTCTCTCTTCTTATCCACCCTCTTTTTGCACGCCCTGTTGTTCATGCTTTTGGAAACTCCTTAAATCACCGCACCGATAGCGCAGAATATCTCCCAACTGTCTCACTTCCTTTATAG
- a CDS encoding MIP/aquaporin family protein has product MSIFWGELIGTLLLVLLGDGSVANVLLKRSKGEKGGWIVISTGWGFAVSIAVYTIGWASGGHINPAVTFGLAVAGKTAWNLVPTYIIAQLIGAFIGAVLVWASYYLHFGKSDNKTHKLLIFCTQPAIRHKSWNFITEVIATAVLLIGVLGIFNIHNGIGSGVGPFAVGLLVFSIGLSLGGPTGYAINPARDLGPRIVHALFPIQGKGDSDWDYAWVPIVGPLLGAGIGSFIYQQFVSHLLPIGSGI; this is encoded by the coding sequence ATGAGTATTTTTTGGGGAGAGTTGATTGGAACACTCCTTCTTGTTCTATTGGGGGATGGGTCTGTAGCAAACGTGTTATTAAAGCGCTCCAAGGGGGAAAAGGGGGGGTGGATTGTCATCAGTACCGGTTGGGGGTTCGCCGTTTCGATCGCAGTCTATACCATTGGATGGGCGAGTGGAGGACATATTAATCCGGCAGTCACTTTTGGCCTTGCCGTTGCTGGAAAGACAGCGTGGAATCTCGTTCCCACCTATATTATTGCTCAGCTTATCGGGGCTTTTATTGGGGCTGTGCTTGTTTGGGCATCGTATTATTTGCACTTTGGCAAAAGCGATAACAAAACCCACAAACTTCTCATTTTTTGTACGCAGCCCGCGATTCGTCATAAATCGTGGAATTTTATTACCGAAGTTATCGCAACAGCGGTGCTCTTGATTGGTGTTCTCGGCATTTTCAATATTCATAATGGAATTGGAAGTGGCGTAGGACCTTTTGCTGTTGGATTGCTCGTTTTTAGCATTGGCCTTTCCCTTGGCGGTCCGACAGGGTATGCAATCAATCCTGCTCGCGATCTGGGGCCTCGAATCGTTCATGCACTTTTTCCGATTCAGGGAAAAGGGGATTCTGACTGGGATTATGCATGGGTGCCTATTGTTGGCCCTCTTCTTGGAGCTGGGATCGGATCCTTTATTTATCAACAGTTTGTGAGCCATCTTCTTCCGATCGGGTCAGGTATATGA
- the glpK gene encoding glycerol kinase GlpK — MVMKYILALDQGTTSSRALVVTQEGTIIGRAQKEFRQIFPKPGWVEHDPMDIWATQASVMTEAMSRARLTMRQIASIGITNQRETTIVWDKKTSIPVYNAIVWQDRRTTPLCKKLKEDGVEPIFKKKTGLLLDPYFSGTKIRWILDNVAEAKGKDLAFGTVDSWLVWKMTEGAQHITDATNASRTLLYNIYEGKWDEELLKILDIPREILPEVRSSSEVYGECSEDVCSTTIPIGGIAGDQQAALFGQSCFEKGMGKITYGTGCFILMNTGKIAPPPSEHLLTTIAYQLNDEVHYALEGSVFIGGAVVQWLRDSLGIIARSEDVESLAKSVSSTEGVVFVPAFAGLGAPHWDPQARGVILGITRGTTDAHIARAALEGIGFRVSDILEVIEESVAVSELRVDGGAVSDDLLMQLQSNLANLPLIRPQFKELTALGAAFLAGLSVGYWKDLEELKGLWKEDRRFDPDLSERDRVKEKKKWKHAIECTKMWGKIYD; from the coding sequence ATGGTTATGAAATATATTTTGGCTTTAGACCAGGGAACTACGAGCTCAAGAGCCCTTGTGGTAACACAAGAAGGGACAATCATCGGTCGCGCACAGAAAGAATTCCGACAAATTTTTCCAAAACCAGGTTGGGTCGAGCATGACCCAATGGACATCTGGGCAACGCAAGCCTCTGTAATGACGGAAGCTATGAGTCGTGCACGTCTTACGATGAGGCAAATTGCCTCAATTGGAATCACGAACCAACGAGAAACGACGATCGTTTGGGATAAGAAAACCTCAATACCTGTTTACAATGCCATTGTCTGGCAAGATCGACGCACCACTCCCCTATGCAAAAAGCTAAAAGAAGATGGTGTTGAACCCATTTTCAAGAAAAAAACGGGACTTCTTCTCGACCCCTATTTTTCAGGAACAAAGATCCGATGGATATTAGACAACGTTGCAGAAGCAAAGGGAAAAGACTTAGCTTTTGGAACGGTAGATAGCTGGCTTGTTTGGAAAATGACGGAAGGAGCGCAGCACATTACCGATGCCACAAATGCATCCCGCACGCTTCTCTATAATATTTATGAAGGAAAATGGGATGAGGAACTTCTTAAAATCCTCGATATTCCTCGGGAGATACTCCCTGAAGTAAGGAGTTCCAGTGAAGTCTATGGTGAGTGCAGCGAAGACGTTTGTTCAACAACTATCCCCATAGGAGGGATAGCGGGAGACCAACAAGCAGCCCTTTTTGGTCAATCCTGCTTTGAAAAAGGAATGGGGAAAATCACCTATGGCACAGGATGTTTTATCCTCATGAATACAGGAAAAATCGCGCCACCTCCCAGCGAACATCTTCTAACTACAATTGCATACCAATTGAACGATGAGGTCCACTATGCTTTAGAAGGAAGCGTCTTCATTGGTGGAGCCGTGGTACAATGGCTCCGTGATTCACTAGGTATTATTGCCCGATCTGAAGATGTTGAATCCCTTGCAAAAAGTGTTTCATCTACTGAAGGAGTTGTTTTTGTCCCTGCCTTTGCCGGTCTAGGTGCACCTCACTGGGATCCTCAAGCTCGAGGGGTCATTTTGGGAATCACCCGAGGAACAACAGATGCTCATATTGCAAGAGCGGCTCTTGAAGGAATCGGATTCCGAGTTTCTGATATTTTAGAAGTGATTGAAGAAAGTGTGGCAGTCTCAGAGCTCCGCGTTGATGGGGGAGCAGTTTCTGATGATCTCTTAATGCAACTCCAATCCAACCTTGCAAACCTTCCTCTCATCCGTCCTCAATTTAAAGAACTCACAGCCCTCGGCGCTGCCTTTTTGGCTGGGCTCAGCGTTGGCTATTGGAAAGATCTAGAGGAATTAAAAGGTCTCTGGAAAGAAGATCGACGTTTTGATCCCGACCTTTCTGAAAGGGATAGGGTCAAAGAAAAGAAAAAATGGAAGCATGCAATTGAGTGCACAAAAATGTGGGGGAAAATCTATGATTAA
- a CDS encoding glycerol-3-phosphate dehydrogenase/oxidase — protein MKRDKMIQRLGEKWDILIIGGGATGLGAAVDASSRGLKTLLVEQSDFAKATSSRSTKLIHGGLRYLQQGNLALVLEALRERGRLCQNAPHLIYHRAFFVPSYHWWQGPFYGIGLKIYDMLAGKLGLEPSRHLSKEETLGALPNIESEDLYGGTIYYDGQFDDSRLAIALALTAADHEGALINYMKVTGLIKENNHVEGAILHDEETGETYEVRAKVVINATGVFTDEVRHMDDPSVQKIVQPSQGVHIVLDDSFLESETAIMIPHIADGRVLFMVPWLGKVLVGTTDTPVKNPALEPKPLEEEISFILKEAGKYLARPPKHSDILSTFAGLRPLIAAEGGKKTAALSRDHSILVSNAGLITIAGGKWTTYRKMAEDVIDKALLVGGFEEHTCKTKTLKLHAFLEDAAPLNSWSTYGSDKEAIDKIIKEDPSLDQFLHSKLPYLKGEVIWHVREEMARTVEDVLSRRTRSLLLDAKLAVKVAPLVASLIAQELGLPTTWEDEQVASFKELASNYIL, from the coding sequence GTGAAACGGGATAAGATGATTCAAAGGCTTGGAGAAAAGTGGGATATCCTCATTATTGGTGGAGGAGCTACTGGGCTTGGTGCCGCAGTCGATGCCAGCTCCCGAGGACTTAAAACTCTCCTTGTTGAACAATCCGACTTTGCAAAAGCTACCTCAAGTCGAAGCACTAAACTCATCCATGGCGGCCTTCGCTACCTCCAACAGGGAAACCTTGCCCTTGTCTTGGAGGCACTGCGAGAACGAGGACGCTTGTGCCAAAATGCCCCCCACCTCATCTACCACCGCGCTTTTTTTGTTCCAAGTTATCATTGGTGGCAAGGTCCATTTTATGGAATCGGTCTCAAAATTTACGATATGCTTGCTGGAAAACTTGGGTTAGAGCCCTCACGCCACCTTTCTAAAGAAGAAACTCTTGGTGCTCTCCCCAATATTGAGTCAGAAGATCTCTATGGTGGAACCATTTATTATGATGGACAGTTTGATGATTCCCGCCTCGCAATTGCCCTTGCCCTAACCGCCGCTGATCATGAAGGGGCTCTTATCAACTATATGAAAGTGACAGGGCTCATCAAAGAAAACAACCATGTTGAAGGAGCCATTCTTCATGATGAAGAAACGGGAGAGACCTATGAGGTCCGAGCAAAAGTAGTGATCAATGCCACCGGGGTTTTCACAGATGAAGTGCGCCATATGGACGACCCTAGCGTGCAAAAAATTGTCCAACCGAGTCAAGGCGTTCATATCGTTTTAGATGACTCATTTTTAGAAAGTGAAACAGCGATTATGATTCCTCATATTGCAGACGGAAGAGTCCTCTTTATGGTTCCTTGGCTCGGAAAGGTTCTTGTTGGCACCACAGATACTCCCGTCAAAAATCCCGCTTTAGAACCGAAACCCCTGGAAGAAGAAATTTCTTTTATCCTCAAAGAAGCGGGGAAATACCTCGCAAGACCTCCAAAACATAGCGATATTCTCAGTACCTTTGCTGGGCTTCGCCCCCTTATTGCAGCCGAAGGAGGAAAAAAGACTGCAGCCCTTTCCCGTGACCATTCTATTCTAGTTTCAAATGCGGGTCTCATTACTATCGCTGGAGGTAAGTGGACTACCTATCGAAAGATGGCCGAAGATGTCATCGACAAAGCCCTTCTTGTTGGAGGCTTTGAAGAACACACCTGCAAAACAAAAACACTCAAGCTTCACGCATTTCTAGAAGACGCTGCCCCCCTTAATTCCTGGAGCACATATGGCAGCGATAAAGAAGCCATCGACAAGATCATTAAAGAAGACCCAAGCCTTGATCAATTTCTCCACTCCAAGCTTCCCTATCTAAAGGGAGAAGTGATCTGGCATGTTCGAGAGGAAATGGCCCGCACCGTTGAAGATGTACTATCCCGCCGCACGCGCTCTCTCCTTCTTGATGCCAAACTTGCCGTTAAAGTCGCCCCCCTTGTCGCCTCCCTAATAGCCCAAGAGCTTGGCCTTCCAACAACGTGGGAAGATGAGCAAGTCGCCTCTTTTAAAGAGCTGGCTTCAAACTATATTCTCTAG